From Acidobacteriota bacterium, one genomic window encodes:
- the lpxA gene encoding acyl-ACP--UDP-N-acetylglucosamine O-acyltransferase → MTFYKHETAIISDGARIGDDSYIGPFCSIGENVELGNGVRLESHVVVDGRTTIGDETHVFPFVSIGLAPQDLKYSGEPTGTEIGKRNHIREFVTIHRGTEGGGGMTRIGDGNLLMAQAHVAHDCQLGSEIIMANAATLAGHVEVADRASVGAYSGVHQFCRVGLEAFIGGYSVVVKDAMPYATIQGNHAKCYGLNSVGMRRRGYAKETIDHLNHAFRLLLSSKLNTTQAVEKISEEITGCKEVDLLLDFIANAKRGVVK, encoded by the coding sequence ATGACTTTCTATAAGCACGAAACTGCGATCATTTCCGACGGGGCGAGAATCGGTGACGATTCTTATATTGGCCCTTTCTGTTCAATTGGAGAAAACGTCGAACTCGGAAACGGCGTCCGTCTGGAATCGCATGTCGTCGTCGACGGTCGAACAACTATCGGCGATGAAACCCACGTTTTCCCGTTCGTCTCGATCGGACTTGCTCCGCAGGATCTGAAATACTCGGGCGAACCTACGGGAACCGAGATCGGTAAACGAAATCACATTCGCGAATTCGTCACGATCCATCGCGGTACCGAGGGCGGCGGCGGAATGACCAGGATCGGCGACGGCAATCTACTGATGGCTCAGGCCCACGTCGCACACGATTGCCAACTTGGCAGCGAGATAATCATGGCCAACGCTGCAACGCTGGCCGGGCACGTCGAGGTCGCGGACCGCGCCAGCGTCGGAGCATATTCCGGGGTCCATCAATTCTGCCGCGTCGGGCTCGAAGCCTTTATCGGCGGCTATTCGGTCGTCGTAAAAGACGCGATGCCGTACGCCACGATCCAGGGCAACCACGCCAAATGCTACGGCCTCAATAGCGTTGGCATGCGCCGCCGTGGCTACGCCAAAGAAACCATAGACCACCTAAACCACGCCTTCCGCCTGCTGCTCTCATCAAAGCTAAACACCACCCAGGCCGTCGAAAAGATCAGCGAGGAGATCACCGGCTGTAAAGAGGTCGACCTGCTGCTCGACTTCATCGCGAACGCGAAACGCGGTGTCGTAAAATAA
- a CDS encoding bifunctional phosphoribosyl-AMP cyclohydrolase/phosphoribosyl-ATP diphosphatase HisIE produces the protein MNLNYQKYADGLVPAIVQDADTQTVLMLGFMNAEALTLTRETGRVTFYSRSRQQLWTKGETSGNFLDVVSITADCDEDTLLITARPAGPVCHTGAGSCFGAANVMQQPIDLLVELENTIDERRREQPEDSYVASLFAKGINKIAQKVGEEAVELVIEAKDNDADRFRSEAADLLFHYLVLLRAKGVSIGDVIEELDGRRK, from the coding sequence ATGAATTTGAATTATCAAAAGTACGCCGATGGATTGGTTCCGGCGATCGTTCAGGATGCGGATACGCAAACGGTTCTGATGCTCGGCTTCATGAATGCCGAGGCTTTGACGCTGACGCGGGAAACAGGCCGGGTAACGTTCTACTCGCGTTCGCGGCAGCAGCTTTGGACCAAAGGCGAAACGAGCGGGAATTTCCTGGACGTTGTTTCGATAACAGCCGATTGTGATGAAGACACTCTGCTAATAACCGCTCGGCCCGCTGGGCCGGTTTGTCATACGGGAGCAGGCTCTTGTTTTGGGGCGGCGAATGTAATGCAGCAGCCGATCGACCTATTGGTAGAGCTTGAAAACACTATCGACGAACGGCGTCGTGAGCAGCCCGAGGACTCGTATGTCGCCAGCCTTTTTGCAAAGGGAATTAACAAGATCGCACAAAAAGTAGGCGAGGAAGCGGTCGAACTGGTGATCGAGGCAAAGGATAACGACGCTGACAGGTTTAGGTCAGAGGCGGCGGATCTGTTGTTTCACTATCTGGTACTTCTACGGGCGAAGGGCGTTTCGATTGGTGATGTGATCGAGGAGTTGGATGGGCGACGAAAATGA
- the hisF gene encoding imidazole glycerol phosphate synthase subunit HisF: protein MLAKRIVPCLDVKDGRTVKGTNFLGLRDAGDPVELAARYSAEGADELVLLDISATNERRKTFADIVRRVAAEINIPFTVGGGISTVEDIGALLDCGADKVSINTAAVKEPSILSDSAANFGSQCIVLAIDAKETDDGWKVFLNGGRVPTDLDAVDWSKRGVELGAGEILLTSMNADGTKDGFEIGLTRDISNAVSVPVIASGGAGTMDHFADVFAIGNADAALAASVFHYGEIEIPELKAFLEMRGIEVRI, encoded by the coding sequence ATGCTGGCTAAACGCATCGTCCCGTGCCTGGACGTTAAGGACGGACGCACCGTCAAAGGCACAAATTTCCTCGGGCTCCGCGATGCGGGCGATCCGGTCGAGCTGGCGGCGAGGTATTCGGCTGAGGGCGCCGACGAACTCGTCCTGCTCGACATCTCAGCCACCAACGAACGCCGCAAGACCTTTGCCGATATCGTGCGTCGTGTGGCGGCGGAGATCAATATTCCGTTCACGGTCGGCGGCGGTATCTCAACGGTGGAAGACATCGGGGCGTTGCTGGATTGTGGAGCTGATAAGGTTTCGATCAATACGGCAGCGGTGAAAGAACCCTCGATCCTGAGCGATTCGGCAGCGAATTTTGGTTCACAATGCATCGTTCTCGCTATTGATGCAAAGGAAACTGATGACGGCTGGAAGGTCTTTCTGAACGGCGGCAGAGTCCCGACCGATCTCGATGCTGTCGATTGGTCAAAACGCGGTGTTGAACTCGGTGCGGGCGAGATATTACTTACGTCAATGAACGCCGACGGCACAAAGGACGGATTTGAGATCGGGCTGACGCGTGATATTTCCAATGCTGTCAGCGTTCCCGTCATCGCTTCGGGAGGAGCCGGAACGATGGATCATTTTGCGGATGTTTTCGCGATCGGCAATGCGGATGCGGCACTCGCGGCGAGCGTGTTTCACTACGGCGAGATCGAAATTCCAGAGTTAAAAGCATTCCTCGAAATGAGGGGGATCGAGGTGCGGATATGA
- the hisA gene encoding 1-(5-phosphoribosyl)-5-[(5-phosphoribosylamino)methylideneamino]imidazole-4-carboxamide isomerase, translating to MIEIIPAMDLIGGKCVRLTQGDFSRKTVYSDDPLETAKRFEDAGLRRLHMVDLDGARTGAPANLHVLKKVATGTKLTIDFSGGLKTESDVAAVFDTGAAIATVGSVAVKQPELFLSWVEKFGSEKMLLGADSRGGKVAINGWQTDTTTPVLAFLRNFAERGVTNAFVTDIASDGAMKGPSFKLYRQIRAAIAEIHLIASGGVTSVADIDELDRIGCSGVIVGKALYEQNIKLEDLAKYAG from the coding sequence ATGATCGAAATAATTCCCGCAATGGATCTGATCGGCGGCAAATGCGTGCGGCTCACGCAGGGCGATTTTTCGCGGAAGACGGTATACTCCGACGACCCGCTTGAAACGGCGAAGCGGTTTGAGGATGCAGGTTTGCGGCGGCTGCATATGGTCGATCTGGACGGTGCCCGGACGGGAGCACCGGCGAATCTGCACGTGCTTAAAAAGGTCGCGACCGGAACGAAACTCACTATCGATTTCAGCGGCGGCTTGAAGACGGAATCGGACGTTGCAGCGGTTTTTGATACCGGTGCGGCGATCGCTACGGTTGGCAGCGTTGCGGTAAAACAGCCCGAGCTTTTCCTGTCGTGGGTCGAGAAGTTCGGCAGCGAAAAGATGCTGCTGGGGGCAGATTCCCGCGGCGGGAAGGTTGCGATAAATGGCTGGCAGACCGACACGACAACGCCCGTTCTGGCGTTCCTCAGGAATTTCGCTGAGCGAGGCGTGACCAACGCTTTTGTCACCGATATCGCGAGTGACGGCGCAATGAAAGGGCCGTCGTTCAAGCTTTATCGGCAGATCAGGGCGGCGATCGCTGAGATACATCTGATAGCAAGCGGCGGCGTCACCTCGGTTGCGGATATCGACGAGCTTGACCGGATCGGCTGCTCGGGCGTGATCGTCGGCAAGGCCCTTTACGAGCAAAACATAAAATTGGAGGACCTCGCTAAATATGCTGGCTAA